The sequence AGCTAAAAAACCACGAAGTTTTAAGAACTCTTACATTCCTGTACACTACAAAAACTCACAATCTGCATGGATGATAGCTGGAATTTTTAAGGAATGGttcaaagaaatttttgttcCTGAGGTAAATTTCCTGCCATAGCTatacatttcaaaattaaaagtttgttttaattttaggtgaGAAAGTTTCTTAAGAAACAAGGTCTTTCAGAGAAAGCACTTCTTTTATTGGATAATGCCCCCAGTCATCCCCCAGTAGAGGAACTTTTATCTGATGATGGACTAATTCAAGTTATGTATATGCCTCCCAATGTGTCACCCTTAATTCAACCTATGGACCAAAACGTTATTAGGTTGACTAAACTGCATTATCGCTCCATGTTATCGGCAATGGTTGTAGCGAATAAATCTAAGGACATGAATGTCATTATCAAACAATACAACCTCAGGGATGCTATTTTAAACTTATCACGAGCATGGAACAAATTAGAATCAGCAACCATTAAAAAgtgttggaaaaatattttcgaaagccAAAACAATGATGATCGTGAAGACACAATACCCTTAGCAACTCTTCGTCAAGAATTGCTAAGCCTGAATAGCATTGTAGAGACTAAcctcaatttattagaagaaattgatcCAGGGCAAGACTTCGAATGTGGAGATATCGAAGAATGGAATAGAGATGACTTCGTTGAACATGATGAGAATTGTACTGCAGTGTCTAAGGATTCAGAAACCAAACAGGATCAAGATCAAGAGGTTTCTCAGGCTTAGGATAAAGTCACTCACCTTGAGGCAGTTCGTATATTTAACAGAGGTCTAGAATGGGCGGAGCAAAACAATGCCGACTTCGAGGATATTCAGTCTTTACACAAATTACGTGAATGTGCAACTATTCTTTCAAACAAACAACGTATCCGTCAAACAAAGTTAgacaacttttttctaaaaacaactgattaaatataaataatgtacatTGTACTTACTTACATACATATACTtacctatataataaatatttttttctttataccatgtataaacatatacatatacattttcAACTATGTATTACGAACTGTATAACATGTTTTTgtccaataaaatatatattcaaagtaTATATACGTGTTAGTTTATCATGCGATTAACTTTATCCAGTAACATGAACTCCTCGAAAATATGAACACAGTCATCCCTAATTAGTTCACGCTATCGAGACTCtactgtaatttaaaaaattgctttattacagatttttctgcttcttttaaGAAAACAATTTCTACG comes from Anthonomus grandis grandis chromosome 4, icAntGran1.3, whole genome shotgun sequence and encodes:
- the LOC126735194 gene encoding jerky protein homolog-like; amino-acid sequence: MKKTLYKWFLRQRERNAPISGLILKEKAKYFHEKLYDKNSTFSASWGWLQKFKKRFGIRFITITGEKLSSQPELVSPFLRKLEEKIKDLNLDYHQVYNADETGLYWKLLLGKTYVSSEEKTASGRKTAKERITILACTNVTGLHKLTPLVIGKAKKPRSFKNSYIPVHYKNSQSAWMIAGIFKEWFKEIFVPEVRKFLKKQGLSEKALLLLDNAPSHPPVEELLSDDGLIQVMYMPPNVSPLIQPMDQNVIRLTKLHYRSMLSAMVVANKSKDMNVIIKQYNLRDAILNLSRAWNKLESATIKKCWKNIFESQNNDDREDTIPLATLRQELLSLNSIVETNLNLLEEIDPGQDFECGDIEEWNRDDFVEHDENCTAVSKDSETKQDQDQEVSQA